A genomic stretch from Bacteroidota bacterium includes:
- a CDS encoding RDD family protein: MTGAKKQRDTAHDEATSARFLKRGLAYGADCFIAFAFFVLTQLLILVPLREFIGIPATWFHDGVHTEMYTLVTVSLPVWLYFILFEKAASGTTPGKKLLGLRVRTVAGLKRISTKQAVLRNAVKLLPWELAHLANNLPVPLMYAEAPDFRWGFVACGILMGGLMVSVVVHRQRRGLHDLAAGTRVVHS; this comes from the coding sequence ATGACAGGAGCAAAAAAACAACGCGATACCGCCCATGATGAAGCCACTTCTGCACGATTTTTAAAAAGAGGATTGGCCTACGGCGCAGATTGTTTTATCGCTTTTGCTTTCTTTGTACTTACGCAACTGCTTATATTGGTGCCCCTGCGTGAATTCATTGGCATCCCTGCAACCTGGTTTCACGATGGCGTGCACACAGAAATGTATACGCTCGTCACCGTTTCCCTTCCTGTCTGGTTGTACTTTATACTGTTTGAAAAGGCGGCGTCTGGCACTACGCCCGGCAAGAAATTGTTAGGCTTGCGGGTACGGACAGTAGCAGGACTCAAACGGATCAGCACCAAACAGGCCGTATTGCGCAATGCAGTAAAGCTGTTGCCCTGGGAGCTGGCACATCTGGCGAACAACTTGCCTGTGCCCTTGATGTATGCTGAAGCCCCCGATTTTCGGTGGGGTTTTGTTGCCTGTGGCATACTCATGGGAGGATTAATGGTGAGTGTAGTTGTACATCGTCAGCGACGAGGGTTGCACGATCTGGCAGCCGGTACCCGTGTTGTACATTCTTGA
- a CDS encoding VOC family protein → MRIDHVAIWTQHLEQLRQFYETYFDGMAGAKYTNTKKNFESYFLTFASGANLELMYMPTIPENKNDIEAQYTGIIHLAFATGSMQRVDDLTARLKKDGFRVIDGPRRTGDGYYESVVLDPEGNRIEITV, encoded by the coding sequence ATGCGAATTGATCATGTTGCCATCTGGACGCAACACCTTGAACAACTCCGGCAGTTCTATGAAACCTATTTCGACGGTATGGCCGGCGCCAAGTACACCAATACGAAAAAGAATTTTGAGTCTTATTTCCTCACGTTTGCTTCCGGCGCAAACCTTGAGTTGATGTATATGCCCACCATCCCGGAAAACAAAAACGATATTGAAGCCCAGTATACAGGTATCATTCACCTTGCCTTTGCAACTGGCTCGATGCAGCGTGTTGATGACCTGACCGCACGACTGAAAAAAGATGGCTTTCGTGTTATCGATGGGCCACGCCGTACAGGGGATGGCTATTACGAAAGCGTTGTGCTCGATCCGGAGGGCAACAGAATCGAAATCACTGTTTAG
- a CDS encoding prolyl oligopeptidase family serine peptidase, with the protein MADYDPIPVSYPETEKIPVSDTYHDETVEDAYRWLEDDMADETTDWVGRQNEATFGYLEQIPFREAIRSRLEKLWNFEKYSAPFKEGDYTYFYKNDGLQNQYVLYRQKGNEDPTVFLDPNSFSEDGTTSLSGISFTEDGSMAAYSISEGGSDWRKVIVIDTEDMSVIEDTLVDIKFSGISWKGNEGLYYSSYDKPDEGSDLSGKTEFHKLYYHQLGTPQDADALVFGGEATPRRYIFASVTEDNRWLVISAATSTSGNELYVQDLSVANAPIVPVVENFDSDSYVAHAEGETLYIVTNMDAPNQRLVKVYAANPAPVNWEDVIPEANEPLSISTGGGYFFAEYLRDAISVVQQVDLEGTVVREVALPGKGSVYGFGGKWAENLLYYTYVDYITPSTIFSYDVEAGASAVYKRNGVSFNPENYTSKQVFYESKDGTRVPMMITHRKGLKLDGNNPAMLYGYGGFNVSLTPGFSTTNIIWLENGGVYAVPNLRGGGEYGKAWHVSGTKMQKQNVFDDFIAAAEFLIDEGYTSSEKLAISGGSNGGLLVGATMTQRPDLAKVALPAVGVLDMLRYDKFTAGAGWAYDYGTAEESPEMFAYLKGYSPYHNLKAGTCYPATMVTTGDHDDRVVPAHSFKFGAALQQAQATCEQPTLIRIETNAGHGAGKPTYKIIQEQADKMAFAFYNLNAPVRYLNDCDAEGAWAPECEATQLDIE; encoded by the coding sequence ATGGCCGACTATGATCCTATTCCGGTTTCTTATCCAGAAACGGAAAAAATTCCTGTCTCTGATACCTACCATGACGAAACGGTAGAAGATGCCTACAGATGGCTCGAAGATGACATGGCTGATGAGACAACTGATTGGGTAGGCCGTCAAAACGAAGCCACCTTCGGATACCTTGAACAAATTCCATTTAGAGAAGCCATCCGGAGCCGGCTGGAGAAACTGTGGAATTTTGAGAAGTACAGCGCACCCTTCAAAGAAGGAGATTATACCTACTTCTATAAAAACGATGGCCTGCAGAACCAATACGTCTTGTACCGGCAGAAAGGAAACGAGGACCCAACAGTATTTCTGGATCCCAATAGTTTTTCTGAAGATGGGACAACCTCGCTGTCAGGCATCTCCTTTACTGAAGATGGCAGCATGGCAGCCTACTCTATCTCTGAAGGCGGATCAGATTGGCGTAAGGTCATTGTGATCGATACAGAGGATATGTCGGTTATCGAAGATACGCTGGTAGACATCAAGTTCTCGGGGATTTCCTGGAAAGGCAACGAAGGCCTGTACTATAGCTCGTACGACAAACCCGATGAAGGTAGCGATCTCTCCGGTAAAACCGAATTTCATAAGCTATATTACCACCAACTCGGGACCCCTCAGGATGCTGATGCGCTCGTTTTTGGTGGAGAAGCCACACCGCGCCGCTACATCTTTGCCAGCGTGACGGAAGACAACCGATGGCTCGTGATCTCTGCTGCTACGTCTACTTCAGGTAACGAACTTTATGTCCAGGATTTGTCGGTCGCCAATGCTCCCATCGTACCTGTTGTTGAGAATTTTGACAGCGACAGCTACGTTGCCCATGCAGAAGGGGAGACCCTGTACATTGTGACGAACATGGACGCGCCAAACCAGCGGCTTGTCAAGGTATATGCAGCCAATCCTGCGCCTGTGAACTGGGAAGATGTGATTCCCGAGGCCAATGAGCCGTTGAGTATTAGCACGGGGGGTGGCTATTTCTTTGCAGAATACCTGCGCGATGCAATTTCGGTTGTGCAACAGGTTGACCTGGAAGGCACCGTGGTACGCGAAGTTGCGCTTCCCGGCAAAGGATCGGTTTATGGCTTCGGCGGCAAGTGGGCTGAAAACCTGTTGTACTATACCTATGTCGATTACATCACGCCGAGCACCATTTTTTCGTACGACGTAGAAGCCGGCGCTTCAGCCGTTTACAAACGCAACGGTGTTTCGTTTAACCCGGAGAACTACACATCAAAACAAGTCTTCTACGAATCCAAAGACGGCACCCGCGTGCCAATGATGATCACGCACCGTAAAGGCCTCAAGCTCGACGGCAACAACCCTGCGATGCTTTATGGATACGGTGGATTCAACGTCAGCCTCACCCCCGGATTTAGCACAACCAATATCATCTGGTTGGAAAACGGCGGTGTTTATGCCGTACCCAATTTGCGCGGCGGTGGGGAGTACGGTAAAGCATGGCACGTCTCCGGCACCAAAATGCAAAAGCAGAATGTGTTCGACGATTTTATTGCTGCTGCTGAATTTCTGATTGACGAAGGGTATACCTCGTCTGAAAAGCTTGCCATTTCCGGCGGATCAAATGGAGGCCTGCTCGTAGGCGCTACGATGACGCAGCGGCCCGATCTGGCCAAGGTGGCGTTACCTGCGGTTGGCGTGCTGGATATGCTGCGGTACGACAAGTTCACCGCCGGCGCCGGCTGGGCATACGATTATGGCACAGCTGAAGAGAGTCCTGAAATGTTCGCCTACCTGAAAGGATATTCTCCGTACCATAACCTGAAAGCAGGAACGTGTTATCCTGCAACGATGGTTACAACCGGTGACCACGACGACCGCGTAGTGCCGGCGCATTCGTTCAAGTTTGGCGCAGCCCTTCAGCAAGCCCAGGCGACTTGTGAGCAGCCTACGCTCATCCGTATCGAAACCAATGCGGGTCACGGTGCTGGCAAGCCGACCTACAAAATTATCCAGGAGCAGGCTGATAAAATGGCGTTTGCATTTTACAACCTCAATGCGCCGGTCCGCTACCTGAATGATTGTGATGCAGAAGGGGCCTGGGCGCCAGAATGTGAAGCAACCCAGCTAGATATAGAATAG